Proteins from one Natrinema salinisoli genomic window:
- a CDS encoding ABC transporter permease, translating into MSFESIADPTYLRSIGRVSLTVSLTAVLLSTLLSLPIAFAVGFAEFRGKRLITAVINTGMGFPSVVVGLLVLMALSSSGPLGSLELVYTPEAMILSQCVLAAPVITGVALSAVESVDDAVRDAAYGVGGTRADVALITLKEARYGVITGILAGFGRAISEVGSVLIVGGNIAYADGTSKTRTITTAITLETRRGEFETALVLGAVLLALVLLVNGVVMRLGGR; encoded by the coding sequence ATGTCATTCGAGTCCATCGCCGATCCCACGTATCTCCGGAGTATCGGCCGGGTTTCACTGACGGTCAGCCTGACAGCCGTCCTCTTGAGTACCCTCCTCAGTCTGCCGATCGCGTTCGCCGTCGGGTTCGCGGAGTTCCGGGGCAAGCGGCTGATCACGGCCGTCATCAACACCGGGATGGGCTTTCCGAGCGTCGTCGTCGGACTGCTCGTTCTGATGGCGCTCTCGAGCAGCGGGCCGCTCGGATCGCTGGAACTCGTCTACACGCCCGAGGCGATGATCCTCTCGCAGTGCGTGCTCGCCGCACCGGTGATCACCGGCGTCGCGCTGTCGGCGGTCGAGAGCGTCGACGACGCCGTTCGGGACGCGGCCTACGGCGTCGGTGGGACTCGCGCCGATGTCGCCCTGATCACCCTCAAGGAAGCGCGGTACGGGGTCATCACTGGCATTCTCGCCGGCTTCGGCCGTGCGATCAGCGAGGTCGGGTCCGTCCTCATCGTCGGGGGCAACATCGCCTACGCCGACGGGACGTCGAAAACCCGCACGATCACGACCGCGATCACGCTCGAGACGAGGCGGGGCGAGTTCGAGACTGCGCTGGTACTCGGTGCGGTCCTGCTGGCGCTCGTCTTGCTCGTCAACGGAGTCGTCATGCGACTCGGAGGGCGATAA
- a CDS encoding amino acid ABC transporter ATP-binding protein, which yields MNLDLDDVSYGVDGTAILSDVSLSVGSGEVVTVIGPSGAGKTTLLRLAALFERPTGGVLRCDGTDPWALSREDRLAVRRRIGMVFQRASLFETSVARNVDIGRRIRRSWPQRLRGFGRRLADRVLRDEPSVDDRVLEALELVGLGDTWDRDAAALSGGEAQRVSFARALATRPDLLVLDEPTSDLDPRNTAILEQAIDRARERGHGVLLATHDMHQAERISDRIAFLLDGELVETGPAERVFENPRDERTARFVRGDLLYDDNELLA from the coding sequence GTGAATCTCGACCTCGACGACGTCTCCTACGGCGTCGACGGAACGGCGATCCTGTCCGACGTCTCGCTGTCGGTCGGCTCGGGCGAGGTAGTGACGGTCATCGGGCCCTCGGGGGCCGGCAAGACGACCCTGTTGCGGCTGGCGGCGCTGTTCGAACGGCCGACCGGCGGCGTACTCCGCTGTGACGGAACCGATCCGTGGGCGCTATCTCGCGAGGACCGCCTCGCGGTCCGGCGGCGGATCGGGATGGTGTTCCAGCGTGCGAGCCTCTTCGAGACCTCGGTAGCCCGCAACGTCGATATCGGACGACGGATCCGTCGGTCCTGGCCCCAGCGCCTGCGCGGGTTCGGACGCCGCCTCGCGGACCGGGTGCTTCGAGACGAGCCGAGCGTCGACGACCGGGTCCTCGAGGCCCTCGAACTGGTCGGGCTCGGGGACACGTGGGATCGCGACGCTGCAGCGTTGTCCGGCGGCGAGGCCCAGCGGGTGTCGTTCGCCCGCGCGCTCGCGACCCGGCCGGACCTGCTCGTCCTCGACGAGCCGACCTCCGATCTCGACCCGCGGAACACGGCGATCCTCGAGCAGGCGATCGATCGGGCGCGCGAGCGGGGCCACGGCGTCTTGCTCGCGACCCACGACATGCACCAGGCCGAGCGGATCTCTGACCGGATCGCCTTCCTGCTCGATGGTGAGCTGGTCGAGACCGGGCCGGCCGAGCGGGTCTTCGAGAACCCGCGCGACGAGCGGACTGCCCGGTTCGTCCGCGGCGATCTGTTGTACGATGACAACGAACTTCTGGCCTGA
- a CDS encoding TOBE domain-containing protein: protein MEKEFDPYLRIDDVTVDRSDVEMLRAIDDRGSLSGAAESLERSYPRLQQRVVELEDAIGPLVERTRGGADGGGSSLTATARDLLARFDRLVAAYEGVARVDETVLEGALVDRDGELATVETGVGEILAVVPADAVSASVTIRSDAVSLHAPDDVPRAEGTSVRNRFPGTVSWLEAGDAVVRVGVELASDESGDGSVDTELVALVTRRSVEALGLEPGRSIVASVKATAARGVATEKRRRNGDSD, encoded by the coding sequence ATGGAAAAGGAGTTCGACCCCTACCTCCGGATCGACGACGTCACCGTCGATCGGAGCGACGTCGAGATGCTGCGCGCGATCGACGACCGCGGGTCGCTGTCGGGCGCAGCCGAGTCGCTCGAGCGGTCGTATCCACGCCTCCAGCAGCGGGTCGTCGAACTCGAGGACGCGATCGGCCCGCTGGTCGAGCGCACCCGCGGCGGGGCCGACGGCGGCGGTAGTTCCCTGACGGCGACGGCGCGAGACCTGCTGGCGCGCTTCGACCGGCTGGTCGCGGCCTACGAGGGCGTCGCCCGCGTCGACGAGACGGTACTCGAGGGGGCGCTCGTCGATCGCGACGGCGAACTCGCGACCGTCGAGACCGGCGTCGGGGAGATTCTGGCTGTCGTCCCGGCCGACGCCGTGAGTGCGTCCGTGACGATCCGATCGGACGCTGTCAGTCTGCACGCACCCGACGACGTGCCCCGGGCCGAGGGGACGAGCGTCCGAAACCGGTTTCCGGGGACCGTCTCGTGGCTCGAGGCCGGCGATGCCGTCGTTCGGGTGGGGGTCGAACTCGCCAGCGACGAGAGCGGCGACGGATCCGTCGACACCGAACTCGTGGCGCTGGTCACCCGCCGGAGCGTCGAGGCGCTGGGGCTCGAGCCGGGTCGGTCGATCGTCGCATCGGTGAAGGCGACGGCGGCGCGCGGTGTCGCGACGGAGAAGCGGAGACGGAACGGCGATAGCGACTAA
- a CDS encoding universal stress protein: MYDSILVATDGSEAAATAIDHAIALAQRFDAPLYGIAVVDERTEYDTGIVDPEEARRHLEERAAGWLADLETTATDGDVSVETTVRSGVPHEEILDYAAERDADAVVLGSRGRSSFKGALLGSTVDRVVRTADRPVLVVG; encoded by the coding sequence ATGTACGATTCCATTCTGGTGGCAACCGACGGCAGCGAGGCCGCGGCGACGGCGATCGATCACGCGATCGCGCTCGCACAGCGCTTCGACGCGCCGCTGTACGGGATCGCCGTCGTCGACGAACGGACCGAGTACGATACGGGTATCGTCGATCCCGAGGAGGCCCGGCGACACCTCGAGGAGCGCGCGGCGGGCTGGCTCGCGGACCTCGAGACGACGGCGACGGACGGTGACGTGTCCGTCGAAACGACGGTTCGATCGGGCGTTCCCCACGAGGAAATTCTCGACTACGCGGCCGAGCGCGATGCGGATGCGGTCGTGCTCGGCTCCCGGGGCCGCTCGTCGTTCAAGGGCGCGCTGCTCGGCAGTACCGTCGACAGGGTCGTCAGGACGGCGGACCGTCCCGTGCTGGTCGTCGGCTAA
- a CDS encoding universal stress protein has translation MSLLVPFDGSILATKALERASTFGDLLDEDVVVLTVIPDDPEYAQERGWITQGEPFDAEAIAEGMQTRALEVAPEATVRIERVSSDEPTATSTTNVVREIRRVAGEVEASVVFIGSENAGSVIAPQSSVGSPVANDQRYDVYVVRHPDVGADAEDVADIDSTTDDL, from the coding sequence ATGTCACTGCTCGTCCCCTTCGACGGCTCGATACTGGCGACGAAAGCGCTCGAGCGTGCCTCGACCTTCGGCGACCTGCTCGACGAGGACGTCGTCGTCCTGACGGTGATCCCGGACGACCCCGAGTACGCTCAGGAACGAGGGTGGATTACGCAGGGCGAGCCGTTCGATGCGGAGGCGATCGCCGAGGGAATGCAGACTCGGGCGCTCGAGGTCGCCCCGGAAGCGACGGTCCGGATAGAACGAGTCAGCTCCGACGAGCCGACGGCGACGTCGACGACGAACGTCGTTCGGGAGATCCGCCGCGTCGCGGGCGAGGTGGAGGCGTCGGTCGTCTTCATCGGCTCGGAGAACGCGGGGTCGGTCATCGCACCGCAGTCGAGCGTCGGTAGCCCGGTCGCGAACGACCAGCGATACGACGTCTACGTCGTTCGCCACCCGGACGTCGGGGCCGACGCCGAGGACGTCGCCGATATCGACTCGACGACGGACGATCTCTAG